The Nicotiana tomentosiformis chromosome 2, ASM39032v3, whole genome shotgun sequence genome includes the window ATTAGTGTTCATTATAAAAATTTACCTATAAGTACCTTATGGCTGCCAGAAACCTTGGGAAGTTTTTAAAACTTTATAATAAAGAAGCAAGCGTGTACCTTGCCAAACTTACGCTATAAAAATAGATCTATCAATTGAGGAGGCTATACATTAATCATAAACAAAAAGGTTTTAATTAGCCAATAATGAATTGATTCTGACTATGTTCTAATTGATCACTCGTTTGCTATAAATAGATGGAGAAGGATAGACCCTCCTTACCCCAAAAAGAAAACAAAGTAACTCACGAGAAAGCATATAATGGCTGTTCACAAAGTTAGTTTCCTCGCTCACCTACTTGTTCTTGGTAAGATCATTTTCCTTTGtccttttttcctttcttttcttctttgatGTAGAACTGTTGTTATTCCTTAAGATTGTCTATGTGTAATCCTTTAATTTGTGCGAGTTACTATTATTGGTTTAACCCTTCCTTCAAATATGATATTAAAAAAATAAGGGCATGCAAATAACTAACAAATATAGCTATGTTTATTGTAGGAATGTCTCTACTACTTTTTGATGCCAAGGCTTGTACCAAAGAGTGTGGTAATTTTGCCTATGGGATATGCCCGCGTTCACAAGGAAGTCCGGAGGATCCCATATGCACCACTTGTTGCGCAGGCTACAAGGGCTGCAACTATTACAACGCTAATGGAACTTTTATTTGTGAAGGATTGTCTGACCCCAAAAATCCAAACTTTTGTCCCCAATTTTGTGATCCAGATATTGCCTATTCAAAATGCCCGCGTTCAGAAGGAGAGACGATAATTAATCCCACGGGATGCACCACCTGTTGCTCGGGCTACAAAGGTTGCTACTACTTCGATCAGGATGGCAAGTTTGTTTGTGAAGGAGAGAGTGATGAACCCAAGAGTTGTACTACGGAATGTGACCCTAGAGTTGCTAGCATAAGTTGCCCGATTTCTGGATTGGTAAAGCTTAATCAAGAATGCATCAACTGTTGTAACGCAGGCAAGGGTTGCGAACTCTATGATAATGGTGGATCTTTAATTTGTACTGGTGGGGAGCCTCAAACCGCTGCTTAATTATTTCTAATCAGTGATCTGTAATTATTGTATATGAAATAAAAGCATGATAACTAGATATATATGCACTGTCATGCTAATCTCTGTAATGTAGGCAGCGGAGATGTTTTCCACAGCTTGCGCAAGAACATGTCCAAGAATTTAATGAATATTATGAAGCACTAGTTTCTTTTACTTCTGAACTCTATCGTACTAGTAGTTAGTTTACTTAATTACTTTACTTTTAAAGGTCAAAAAGTGAAGCTTTATACACTGCTAGAAAACTGTCAAAACCCGTCCACGGTCGAAAAATAAACCGACCGATTGCGGTTTGAAACGAGGTAaattggtcgcaaaagtcaaaATATTTGTCACAAAGATACCGACCACCGCCGGTCGGAAATAGTGGTCCCACAACATAAAAACAAAAATTTTGACCGATGTCGGATGGAAATTGGTCAATCTTTGACCAAGACCTTGTCATACTTACATACTATCTACCAAAAtaagttttaattaaaaaatttcaaGTATACCagccgaaatcggtcggaaagttgaaattatttttttccgcCCAAGTGCAATTGGTCTtttaatataacaaaaattatatatataatttaccgaccgatttcggttgatattattgttggattatttgTTATTTACAATATCTAcaaaccgaaatcggtcggaaagttAAGTCGGTATTATTGTTAGATTATTTGTTATTTacaatatctatatatatatttaacaatACACACACTcatttatatatatgtatgtatatatatatacacacacacataatcttgaatgttttattctcgatcaccttattagtactttACTCGGATACTTTATCAGTGGATCAATTgaaattcaattatattcgattaaaacttactataacacatttaaaaacaAAGTGTATAGTTCTATAAGATATAGTGCTATATTAATACTTAAGTTTTAGCAATATGTATACTTATATTAATATTGCATATGTTAATATAGCAttaatatgtatacatatgttgttgttgctacaacttaagtattaatataGCGTATTAATATGTTGTTGTTCCTACAACttaagtattatatatatatatatatatatatatatatatatatatatacacacacacatattaaTGTTATATTAACATATGTAATATTAATATAAGTATACATATGTTGTTGCTAAAACTTAAGTATTAATAGAAcactacatcttatagaactatacgctttatttttaaatgtgttatagtaAGTTTTAATCGAATATACTGGAATTTCCAATTGATCCACTGATGAAGTATTATCCGAGCAAAGAACTAATAAGGTGATCGAAAATAAAACATTCAAGACTATATCGATTGTACACATCTTGGAGCATCTAGTCACTCAGTATACCGGAGCATGTAGTCACTTAAACTTCAAGatttgttttcttatttattcatcTATCAAGCATTCGATCGATGTAATGAACAGTTGAGAATAAATCATCAACCCTTGTCATATATATATGTAAGTGTAAATAATCATAttataacgacccggtcggtcgtttcgattATTACAACCCCGtctccccatttattgctcaaattCTGCTTTtcggttgttatttgacttgccgggtaattggttcgggttcggagagattttggaatgatttggaatacttagttccaaggtttagaacttaagttgaaaagggtgaccggatattgacttatgtgtaacgaccccgaaaaatttttgctaaggaaattaagattTCGTGGTAccgaactaggcttacgtgtttgagaattTTAGActgcggctcggaccttttgggttgaacaatgcgccaatgagtaaagaaaattttttgcCGGAAAAAACATTTTTGCGGCTTACTATGCGGTCGCAAAattactctacggaccgcataatagcTGCAGAGTGAATCAGAAGTGGGGCAAGTTTGGAGGAAGGTctgtggcgcattatgcgaccgcagaccagttctgcggtgcattatgcgactgcagactagttttgtggtgcattatgcgaccgcagaacaggtatacAGACCGCAAAACGTTCGCAAACTGAAATAGtgttgcccagttccggagggcatTTTTGCGACCCATTATGCAGGTCGCAGgagcattatgtggtcgcatatgcgaccgcagagtgtgtttcggggcttcatttttctgactttataaacccgaccccattcttataaaacactattagggGTGATTTTGAAgagtttcatctgatattttagagagaggtgagagcatcttagagagagaaagtgaagacctagccatttgtccatcaattcttgttcaaggtttgaagatttcacaaggatcttgctagggcttcaaagaggtaagaatttctaaccctagtcttcaatttcgagtttgggtaaagatgggtgattgggagtatgattcttgagtgtaagagtattatttatacatacacgtaccaataaggtttgtggaaagattgttgagttcaaatgggtaaagaatgggttgaaaatgatagaaatcttcaaagactttaattgaagatttgagggtcgagttgatgtcggaatttggtgaaatctgtatggttggactcgtggttggatgggcattcatattttataatttttgtcgggtttagAGACGTGGTGCCCACAGGAGATTTTtaagtgcaatttcggattttgttgaaaaatttgtattttcatatggaattaattcctataatttgtattgactgaatcgaattaattatgactagattcgaggcgttcagaggtcgattcgcgaggcaagggcatagcagaataaagaatttcacggtttgaggtaagtaacagttctaaatctggttccgagggtatgaaaccccggattttgtgttatgtgatcgattttgaggtgacacacatgctaggtgatgggcgtgtgggcgtgcaccgtaggaattgtgacttgatcaAATTCCatgaaattgtgtaattgaataatctgttgatatctgtacattctccatgtagtggAGAAATTGAGCCACAAATCATGTTCAGATTATGTTTTGGCACTATAGGGATCCACAGagatcgtgtacatgttgaattatctgctaaattgttattttatactcagtcacagtttacttatttattttatcttagtctctattgttcattattgatacattatatcatttctgttggggctgattttcataatttctgagagcccgagagactagagagatttatgactgagtggggCCGAGGGACTAATTgtgatatattgatactataccacgtgagttatccgtacagcacgtgagttattcatgcagatccatatattatactatagcacgtgagttgtccgtgcagcacgtgagttgtccgtgcagcacgtgagttgtccgtgctgatccagatattatactatagcacgtgagttgtccgtgcaacacgtgagttatctatgcaacatgtgaattgtccgtgcggatccaaatattgatactatagaacgtgagttatccgtgcagcacgtgagttgtccgtgcggattatagcgcttggactgaaggagcccctccggagtctgtacatactccgagtgagcacaggtacctactgagtgcgagtgctgagtgctgagtgaatggaatggatgagtgactgtggtcctgaaaggatgcatttgatttcattattgttgcacttcagctgtcatgtatcactgttttggaaatttctaagAGATATTAgcttatgtttcagttgaacttgacatgaaattacttttttggccttaaatgttaaacttgaaagcatgcctaccttattatgttggaaattactgtaattggactcagttgtgaagctcgtcactactttcagttctttatttagtattgttacttgctgagttggttgtactcatactacaccctgcacttcgtatgcagatccaggtcttcccggacacagtgggtgttgatttcttcgcACGGTTGATTATCCGGAatcacagtgggtgttgatttcttcgcacagttgattatccggagattccgaggtagctgccggtgtttcgcagaccttgtctctccttccttatcttcttgattactatatttggtctcagactattatagaccgtattttctagacttgtaatttatagatgctcatgtactctatgACACCCCGATATTTGAGAATTCCGCATTATGTTTTGGGTTTTCTATCCCGGTTATGAGAACTTTCACTATTAAAACTGCTTTAaattcattcttgttaaaagtgttggaaatatttgtgagaaatcggcttgcctagtactacgtcaggtgccatcacgatatgttAGGAGTTTGGTTCGTGACATATATATGAAATAAAATCATACACTCTATTATAATCTACTACATGTCTACGGATATGAAGTGTAATTTATACGAAAGCACACAGATGATAAACATTATAAATATACTTGATCGAGTTTAATTGAAATAATCGTTATATCCAATATGCTATGATACAGTTAGTGTCGtagtaaataaataataaagaAGGCTCAAGCATCTGAGAAGAGTAGCTCCTTGCAGTGTGtgggtgtgtgtgtgtatatatatatatatatatatatatatatatatatatatatatacatacataattaattatatattatacagtACCTATAATTAATATTTGAGCGATCGAGTCTAAGTATCGgctataacacatttaaaaataaaatgtatagtGTTATAAGATATAGTGTtattttaaaacttaagttgtagcaacaacaacatatactcGGTCAAATCCCATGTTGTTatgtagcaacaacaacataagATATaaaatgtatgtatgtatatatatatatatatatatatatatatatatatatatatatatacatacatacatacattatatattatatagtatctataattaaatatttttttaaaaatctaaaattaaattatcgaccgacttcggtcggtatttaaatttttttttttttaatttaacattaaattaccgaccgacttcggtcggaatgGTCTTGGTCAAACGAGCCAAAGGCCACTTAAACTTACTGACTGATTTCGGTAGAAAATTTTTAAATTAGGTTAGCATCAGACGGgttttcctccattttcctcttttctctatctctcttccATCTCTCTTCTTCTCCTCCCCATTGTCGCGATTCCCCCAAATCCCCACCCAAAATCAACTCATATCTCTCATCTCACCCAAAAACAAAGCAGTTTGAAGTCTCCCTCTCCTCCCCCGCCACTGTTCCGCCGGCCCCACTGCGTCCTCCGCCACTACTGCCTCCTCTGCCACCTAAAATCAAACTCCCCATCCTAGTATTTCAAGGTTAGTTatctatattttttaatttaagtaattttaaatattttaattatataaattagggtttagttaatatttaattaaatttagtTATATAATTGTGAGTTGCCTTGTCATTGAACCTTTGAAATATTTCATGAGTTATCATTTATCATTTAGGATTGTTCATATTAGAAGAGTTCATATTTGTACTCTAGCCCCTCTTTGTGCACGTGATTTCGGTTGGTATCCCCAACCGGCAGATTATATAATCCCAGATGAAATCGATAATCTCCTTTTCCCTAAATTTCTCAAATGCATGTGATTCAATCCACTTAGAGATGTAAGCAGTGATAAGCAATATGTactgagccttaccgggtgcccatggtaaATGACCTaagatatccattccccacttcatgaacggccaaagGGAATGGGCCGGGTGAAGAAACGCTCATGGCTGGTAGATCATCGGAGCATTTCTCTGACATTCGTCACACTTTTGAACGAAGTGCTTtgtatttttcttcatttcgttccAGTAATACCCGGCCTGATCAATTTCCGTACCAACGATTCTGCTCCGGAGTGGTTTTTGCAAGTCCCCTCGTGTACTTCCTACATCACGTAGTCGGTCTCTCCGGGCCACAAGCATCTTGCTAACGATCTGAAAAATGACCTTCGGTGCAGTAGGCCTTCAAACAAGCAAAACCTGATAGCTATAGTTAGAAGGGCCCTTGATTATTTAGGATCCGATAGCAGTTTCCCCTTCTGAAAGTAATCCACGTATTTGTTTCGCCAATCCCAGGtcaaacttgttgagtttacctCAGCATGACCGGCCTCTATTACTGAGCTCATCGATTGCACCACCATTCAGGAGTTAAATTCTTCGAAGTCCACTGATGACCCTAAATTAGCCAGTGCATTGGCCTCACTATTTTTATCTTAAGGTACATGTTGTAGCGTCTATTCTTTGAATTGATGCAAAACTATttataatttatccaagtaccttcgCATCCGGTCATTTTTTACTTTGAATGTTCCGTTGACCTGGTTAACAACGAGGAGGGaatcgcacttggcttcgataaCCTCAGCCCCCATGCTTTTAGCCAATtccagacctgcaatcatggcctcatactccgcttcattgttagtcaatttcacagttttaattaattgccttattatgTTACCTGTGGGGGGTTTTAGCACGATACCCAACCCGGACCCTTTCGCGTTGGAGGCAATGTCCGTGAATAGGGTCCAGACCCTCGAGATAGTCCCCAAGGCAAGTAATAATTCTTTATCGACCACGGGAATCAGGGCCGGTGTGAAATTGACCACGAAGTCTTCCAATATCTAGGACTTGATAGTTGTTCGAGGTTCGTATTCAATATCGTACTCACTAATCTCTACGACGCACTTTGTTAGGAGGCCTGAGAGTTCAGGTTTATGCATGGCATTCCTTAATGGGTACGAGGTCAAGACAcatatagggtgacattgaaaatatggttttagtttcctagatgtTCTTAGTA containing:
- the LOC104093997 gene encoding proteinase inhibitor type-2, which translates into the protein MAVHKVSFLAHLLVLGMSLLLFDAKACTKECGNFAYGICPRSQGSPEDPICTTCCAGYKGCNYYNANGTFICEGLSDPKNPNFCPQFCDPDIAYSKCPRSEGETIINPTGCTTCCSGYKGCYYFDQDGKFVCEGESDEPKSCTTECDPRVASISCPISGLVKLNQECINCCNAGKGCELYDNGGSLICTGGEPQTAA